In Pseudomonas sp. MM213, a genomic segment contains:
- the ddlA gene encoding D-alanine--D-alanine ligase translates to MSKLRVGIIFGGRSAEHEVSLQSAKNIVDALDRSRFDPVLIGIDKQGHWHLNDPSNFLLNQENPALIALNQSNRELAVVPGKTRQQLVETSSQELLGHVDVIFPIVHGTLGEDGCLQGLLRMADLPFVGSDVLGSAVCMDKDISKRLLRDAGLAVTPFVTLTRATAKRTGFAEVRGKLGLPLFVKPANQGSSVGVSKVNDEAEYTAAIELALGFDEKVLVESAVSGREIECAVLGNEDAIASGCGEIVVRSGFYSYDSKYIDAQAAQVVVPADISTEASERIRALAVEAFQVLGCSGLARVDVFLTDSGEVLINEINSLPGFTRISMYPKLWQATGMTYSELVSRLIELALEKHRARQVLKISR, encoded by the coding sequence ATGAGCAAACTGCGGGTAGGCATTATTTTTGGCGGCCGTTCGGCGGAGCACGAAGTGTCGCTGCAATCGGCGAAAAACATCGTCGACGCACTGGATCGTTCGCGCTTCGATCCGGTGTTGATCGGTATCGATAAACAGGGTCATTGGCACTTGAACGACCCGTCGAATTTCCTGCTCAACCAGGAAAACCCGGCGCTGATCGCCCTCAACCAATCCAACCGCGAACTCGCCGTGGTGCCGGGCAAAACCCGTCAGCAATTGGTGGAAACTTCCAGTCAGGAGCTGTTGGGCCACGTTGATGTGATCTTCCCGATCGTCCACGGCACGCTGGGTGAAGACGGTTGCCTGCAAGGGTTGCTGCGCATGGCCGATCTGCCGTTTGTCGGCTCCGATGTGCTGGGCTCTGCGGTGTGCATGGACAAGGACATCAGCAAACGCCTGCTGCGCGATGCCGGGTTGGCGGTGACGCCGTTCGTGACCCTGACCCGCGCAACCGCCAAGCGCACCGGGTTCGCCGAGGTCCGGGGCAAACTCGGGCTGCCGCTGTTCGTCAAACCGGCGAATCAGGGCTCTTCGGTGGGTGTGAGCAAGGTCAACGATGAGGCCGAGTACACGGCAGCGATCGAATTGGCCTTGGGTTTCGATGAGAAAGTGCTGGTCGAATCAGCCGTCAGCGGTCGGGAGATCGAATGCGCGGTGCTCGGCAACGAAGACGCTATCGCCAGTGGCTGTGGCGAAATCGTCGTGCGCAGCGGGTTTTATTCCTACGACAGCAAGTACATCGACGCACAGGCGGCGCAAGTGGTGGTTCCGGCTGACATCAGCACCGAAGCCAGCGAACGCATTCGTGCCCTGGCCGTCGAGGCGTTTCAGGTGCTCGGCTGCTCCGGGCTGGCGCGGGTCGATGTGTTCCTGACGGACAGCGGTGAAGTACTGATCAACGAGATCAACTCGCTGCCCGGTTTCACCCGCATCAGCATGTACCCCAAGTTGTGGCAGGCCACGGGCATGACGTACAGCGAGCTGGTCAGTCGTCTGATCGAGCTGGCGCTGGAAAAGCACAGGGCGCGGCAGGTATTGAAGATTTCTCGTTAG